From one Trueperaceae bacterium genomic stretch:
- a CDS encoding serine hydrolase domain-containing protein, translating into MNDRLPRWLRDLDPYLERLFADAEVPGAAVCVTLGDRVVYARGFGWRDREARLPATPRTVFGLASLSKSFTALAALALEARGAWSLSDPVAEHLPGFGYPGIDPSEVTLEHLLSHTSGVPPLRALDFALRSDQRGDPSFVYVGRDTSADPDVSDAELLMAYLRRGERPPLAPPGEVVSYSNEGVALVGAAVARVAGRPFPEVLAELVLRPLGMHATTFDPVAARSTGDHATLYTRTPEGVVRAPVWSRAPAYLATGFLRSSVLDLSRYLRFLAAGDGAALGLPAGRLAELTRPRGWAAPGGSYALGWSVREHRGVTVVRHGGSLKGVASSQGFVPELGLGVAVLTNLDGAPVLRAWQAAVNLALGDPPDRPLYGEGHERLAARGDGGEAAEALRRLAGVYSSGEPWGRLVLRVEPAPGAGGDTATGSGAVPERAGAGGASGAEGLHELVAYAGEDEERVGRVALLGPGLPAGPGTAEFVLVGDHGAWDGGCFHLGADGRPYAVQHGTRWLDREGAATPP; encoded by the coding sequence ATGAACGACCGTCTCCCGCGCTGGCTGCGCGACCTGGACCCGTACCTAGAGCGCCTCTTCGCCGACGCCGAGGTGCCCGGCGCCGCGGTGTGCGTGACCCTCGGCGACAGGGTCGTCTACGCCCGCGGCTTCGGCTGGCGCGACCGCGAGGCGCGCCTGCCGGCCACGCCGCGCACGGTGTTCGGCCTGGCCTCCCTGAGCAAGTCGTTCACGGCACTCGCCGCGCTCGCGCTCGAGGCGCGGGGCGCGTGGTCGCTGAGCGACCCCGTCGCGGAGCACCTGCCCGGCTTCGGCTACCCCGGCATCGACCCGAGCGAGGTGACGCTGGAGCACCTCCTCAGCCACACCTCCGGCGTGCCGCCGCTGCGCGCGCTCGACTTCGCGCTGCGCTCGGACCAGCGCGGCGACCCCTCGTTCGTCTACGTGGGCAGGGACACCTCGGCCGACCCCGACGTGAGCGACGCCGAGCTGCTCATGGCCTACCTGCGGCGCGGCGAGCGCCCGCCGCTGGCGCCGCCGGGCGAGGTCGTGAGCTACTCGAACGAGGGCGTGGCGCTCGTGGGCGCGGCCGTCGCCAGGGTCGCGGGACGGCCCTTCCCGGAGGTCCTGGCCGAGCTCGTGCTTCGCCCCCTCGGCATGCACGCCACGACCTTCGACCCGGTCGCGGCGCGGTCCACGGGCGACCACGCCACGCTCTACACGCGCACGCCCGAGGGCGTGGTGCGCGCGCCGGTCTGGAGCCGGGCGCCCGCCTACCTGGCCACGGGCTTCCTCAGGTCGAGCGTCCTCGACCTCTCCCGCTACCTGCGGTTCCTGGCCGCCGGCGACGGCGCCGCACTCGGTCTGCCTGCGGGGCGGCTCGCGGAGCTGACGCGTCCGCGCGGCTGGGCCGCGCCGGGCGGCTCGTACGCGCTGGGGTGGTCGGTCCGCGAGCACCGCGGCGTGACGGTCGTGCGCCACGGCGGCTCGCTGAAGGGCGTCGCGTCCTCGCAGGGGTTCGTGCCCGAGCTGGGCCTGGGCGTGGCGGTGCTGACGAACCTCGACGGCGCGCCGGTGCTGCGGGCCTGGCAGGCCGCCGTGAACCTGGCCCTGGGCGACCCGCCCGACCGCCCCCTCTACGGCGAGGGCCACGAGCGGCTCGCCGCCCGCGGCGACGGCGGCGAGGCGGCGGAGGCGCTCCGGCGCCTGGCGGGCGTCTACTCGTCGGGAGAGCCGTGGGGGCGGCTGGTGTTGCGGGTCGAGCCCGCCCCGGGCGCCGGCGGCGACACCGCGACGGGGTCGGGTGCCGTCCCCGAGCGCGCGGGCGCAGGGGGAGCGTCCGGCGCGGAGGGGCTCCACGAGCTCGTCGCCTACGCGGGCGAGGACGAGGAACGCGTCGGTCGCGTCGCGCTCCTCGGCCCGGGGCTGCCCGCGGGCCCCGGCACCGCCGAGTTCGTCCTGGTGGGGGATCACGGCGCCTGGGACGGCGGGTGCTTCCACCTCGGCGCCGATGGTCGCCCGTACGCCGTCCAGCACGGCACGCGCTGGCTCGACCGCGAGGGCGCGGCGACCCCACCTTGA
- the lhgO gene encoding L-2-hydroxyglutarate oxidase, with amino-acid sequence MDRTDVIVVGAGIVGLATARALQRRRPGLRVTVLEKEPGVARHQTSHNSGVVHSGIYYRPGTLRARLCVAGVDLMRRFCEEQGLPYQQVGKVIVATDQGELRRLEDLFERGRANGVPGLELIDADRLKEIEPHAVGLRAIHSPRTAIVDFGAVARRLAELFEQEGGEVRTGVAVESIAAAGGGVTVSTDGGPLEARYLVACAGMQADRLARLAGADVSDVRIVPFRGEYYHLRPEKRHLVKGLIYPVPDPALPFLGVHLTRTVRGEVEAGPNAVFALSREGYGTFDVRLADLLDALTFPGLWAMAARFWRVGAYELYRSFSKAAFVEALRRLVPEIGLADVHRGGAGVRAQALGRDGRLIDDFVIRESPRALHVVNAPSPAATASLAIAEHLVDLAVERFGI; translated from the coding sequence ATGGACCGCACCGACGTGATCGTGGTGGGGGCTGGCATCGTCGGGCTCGCCACGGCGCGGGCCCTGCAGCGGCGACGGCCGGGCCTGCGGGTGACGGTGCTCGAGAAGGAGCCCGGCGTCGCGCGGCACCAGACCAGCCACAACTCCGGCGTCGTCCACTCCGGCATCTACTACCGTCCCGGCACCCTGCGCGCCAGGCTGTGCGTGGCCGGCGTCGACCTCATGCGCCGCTTCTGCGAGGAGCAGGGCCTGCCGTACCAGCAGGTCGGCAAGGTCATCGTCGCCACCGACCAGGGCGAGCTGCGCCGGCTCGAGGACCTGTTCGAGCGCGGCCGCGCCAACGGGGTGCCTGGCCTCGAGCTCATCGACGCGGACCGGCTGAAGGAGATCGAGCCGCACGCGGTCGGCCTGCGCGCGATCCACAGCCCCCGCACGGCGATCGTGGACTTCGGGGCCGTCGCCCGGCGCCTCGCCGAGCTGTTCGAGCAGGAGGGCGGCGAGGTGCGCACCGGCGTCGCCGTGGAGAGCATCGCGGCGGCGGGGGGCGGCGTGACGGTCTCCACCGACGGGGGCCCGCTGGAGGCGCGCTACCTGGTCGCCTGCGCCGGCATGCAGGCCGACCGCCTCGCCCGCCTAGCGGGCGCCGACGTCTCGGACGTGCGCATCGTGCCGTTCCGCGGCGAGTACTACCACCTGCGGCCGGAGAAGCGGCACCTGGTCAAGGGGCTCATCTACCCCGTACCCGACCCGGCGCTGCCGTTCCTCGGCGTCCACCTCACGCGCACGGTCAGGGGCGAGGTCGAGGCGGGTCCCAACGCCGTCTTCGCGCTCTCGCGCGAGGGCTACGGGACCTTCGACGTCCGCCTCGCCGACCTCCTCGACGCGCTGACGTTCCCCGGCCTGTGGGCCATGGCCGCGCGCTTCTGGCGCGTGGGCGCGTACGAGCTCTACCGCTCCTTCTCGAAGGCGGCGTTCGTCGAGGCGCTGCGGCGGCTGGTGCCCGAGATCGGGCTGGCCGACGTCCACCGCGGCGGCGCCGGCGTCCGCGCCCAGGCGCTGGGACGCGACGGCAGGCTCATCGACGACTTCGTGATCCGCGAGAGCCCGCGCGCCCTCCACGTGGTCAACGCGCCGTCGCCGGCGGCCACGGCCAGCCTCGCCATCGCCGAGCACCTCGTCGACCTGGCCGTGGAGCGCTTCGGGATCTGA
- the ade gene encoding adenine deaminase — MAGAGASPTLPTAEEVAAAVAVAAGRRAGDLLLRGGRVVDVFTNAVIEADVLVSGRLVAAVGQGLGQAREVVDLAGAYVSPGLIDGHMHLESSLVTPSGYAEVAVPRGVTAVVCDPHEIANVAGEAGVRWLLDTTGRLPLDVWVTVPSCVPSTPLETSGAEFGIAEMGRLAEHPRVVGVAEIMSFPEVIAGEATALAKAALAASRGVTAEGHAPGVTGRDLQAYLAAGIASDHESTTLEEGREKLRAGAFLMVREGSVTRDLRALLPLVDPRHGDRVGFVTDDRLPHDLLVEGGVDHMVRSAIAGGVDPAYAVRCASWNNARHYRLPRRGAVAPGYFADLVVVGSLAAFDARRVYKDGVLVANGGAPTARPAAAPADALDDGPVRGTMRLPRLGDGSFALPVPPGGGRVRCVVALPNRIVTGSELVEPTVVDGAAVADPGRDLAKLACVERHGRNGGVAVALVRGFGLERGALASSVGHDHHNVMVVGVDDEDMAVACRRLAELGGGFVAVAAGAVRAELPLPLAGIVTDAPLKEVAADLDRLDAAAASLGVTMPSPFMALSFLGLAVIPELKLTDRGLVDVARGRLVPLWEA, encoded by the coding sequence AGGCCGACGTGCTCGTCTCCGGCCGACTCGTGGCGGCCGTGGGTCAGGGGCTCGGCCAGGCCCGCGAGGTCGTCGACCTGGCCGGCGCCTACGTGTCGCCTGGTCTCATCGACGGCCACATGCACCTCGAGTCGTCGCTGGTCACCCCGTCGGGCTACGCCGAGGTCGCCGTGCCGCGCGGCGTTACCGCCGTCGTCTGCGACCCGCACGAGATCGCGAACGTCGCCGGCGAGGCCGGCGTGAGGTGGCTGCTCGACACCACGGGCCGGCTGCCGCTCGACGTCTGGGTCACTGTCCCGTCCTGCGTGCCCAGCACGCCGCTGGAGACCTCGGGCGCCGAGTTCGGGATCGCCGAGATGGGCCGCCTCGCCGAGCACCCGCGCGTGGTGGGAGTGGCCGAGATCATGAGCTTCCCCGAGGTGATCGCCGGCGAGGCCACGGCGCTGGCCAAGGCCGCGCTGGCGGCCTCGCGCGGCGTGACGGCCGAGGGCCACGCGCCCGGGGTCACCGGGCGCGACCTGCAGGCGTACCTCGCCGCCGGCATCGCCTCCGACCACGAGTCGACGACGCTGGAGGAGGGCCGCGAGAAGCTGCGGGCCGGGGCGTTCCTGATGGTGCGCGAGGGGTCGGTGACGCGCGACCTGCGGGCGCTGCTGCCGCTCGTCGACCCGCGGCACGGCGACCGCGTCGGCTTCGTCACCGACGACCGCCTGCCGCACGACCTGCTCGTCGAGGGCGGCGTCGACCACATGGTCAGGTCCGCCATAGCCGGCGGCGTCGACCCGGCCTACGCCGTGCGCTGCGCGAGCTGGAACAACGCCCGCCACTACCGCCTGCCGCGCCGCGGCGCCGTGGCGCCCGGCTACTTCGCCGACCTGGTCGTCGTGGGCTCGCTCGCAGCCTTCGACGCGCGGCGCGTCTACAAGGACGGCGTGCTCGTGGCGAACGGCGGCGCGCCGACCGCCCGGCCGGCCGCCGCGCCCGCGGACGCGCTCGACGACGGCCCCGTGCGCGGCACCATGCGGCTGCCCCGGCTCGGCGACGGCTCGTTCGCGCTGCCGGTGCCGCCGGGCGGGGGACGCGTGCGCTGCGTCGTGGCGCTGCCCAACCGGATCGTCACGGGGTCGGAGCTCGTCGAGCCCACCGTCGTGGACGGCGCCGCCGTCGCCGACCCGGGCCGGGACCTGGCCAAGCTCGCCTGCGTGGAGCGTCACGGGCGCAACGGCGGCGTGGCGGTGGCGCTGGTGCGCGGCTTCGGGCTCGAGCGCGGCGCGCTGGCCTCGAGCGTGGGGCACGACCACCACAACGTCATGGTCGTGGGCGTCGACGACGAGGACATGGCCGTCGCCTGCCGCCGGCTCGCCGAGCTGGGCGGCGGCTTCGTGGCGGTGGCCGCGGGCGCGGTGCGGGCCGAGCTCCCGCTGCCCCTGGCCGGGATCGTCACCGACGCGCCGCTGAAGGAGGTGGCCGCCGACCTCGACCGCCTCGACGCCGCCGCCGCGTCGCTGGGCGTCACGATGCCCTCGCCGTTCATGGCCCTCAGCTTCCTGGGCCTGGCCGTGATCCCCGAGCTGAAGCTGACCGACCGCGGCCTCGTCGACGTGGCGCGCGGCCGGCTCGTGCCACTGTGGGAGGCCTGA